The DNA segment GCCTGCGCCCATCATGAAGGCTTACCTCGAAGTGCGCGCCGAAGGCGAGCGCCTGCTGCGCGAGAGCGGCGTGAACGCCACGTTTCTGCGGCCCTGGTACGTGCTCGGTCCCGGGCACTACTGGCCGTATCTGTTGCTTCCCGGATACTGGTTGGGCGAACTGCTTCCGCCCACGCGGGAGAGCGCGCGTCGTCTGGGTCTCGTTTCCCTCAACCAGATGCTTGCCGCTTTGGTCTCCGCCGTAGAGAATCCTCCTGCGGGCATTCGGGTCGTCGAAGTGCCCGCCATCCGCAAAAGTCGGATTGATTTGTCCGCCATTTAGCAGGTGCTTGTCATCCCGAGCGCAGCGAGGGATCTGCTTTTTCTGGCAACTGGCAACTCGGTACGGGCAACTTGAAAGGGTCAAAATGAAGAAACGAATCTGTGTCGTCGGATGTGGAGCGGTGGGCAGCTTGTTCGCGGCTCACCTGGCGCAAAAGGGTGAGGCCGAGGTCTTCGCCTATGACGTCTCCCGCGAGCACGTGAATGCCATCAACGGCAGTGGTCTGCGTCTCTCGGGGGAGGCCGAATTCACTGCCCGCCTGCGCGCCGCCTACGATGCCAAGGAACTGCCCCGCTGCGACTATGGCATTGTGGCCACCAAGAGTGTCCACACGCGCGGCGCCATGCAGCAGGTCGCGCGTCTCTTCGATGAGAAGAGCGCGGTCTGCTCGGTGCAGAACGGCGTGGGCAACGAGGAGATCATTGCCGAACACGTGAAGTACGTCATCCGCGGCACCACCTTCCCCGCCGGCCACATCCTCGCCCCCGGTCACGTCGGGTACGACATCAAGGGCGACACCTGGATCGGCCCTTTCGAGCCTACCAACACGCCCATGTCCATGGTGGAAGAGCTGGCAGGGCTCATGACCCGCTCCGGCATGAACACCATCGCCATGCAGGACGCGCGCGGCGCCCAGTGGACCAAGCTGATTTTCAACGCCGGCACCAATCCCGTGGGCGCGCTCACCGGACTGCATCACAGCGCGGCTTCGTTCTTCCAGCCTACCGGCGAACTTTTTGACGCGCTCATCGACGAGGGGCTGGCCGTCGCTCGCGCCCTGGGCATCGAGCTGCATAACGATCCCAAGGCGCTCGTGCTCAAGGCGGCCAACGCGCCCGGCAAGCACAAGGCTTCCATGCTGCAGGACGCCGAGGCCCGCCGCCAGACCGAAGTCGACTTCATGAACGGCGCCATCGTGGAGTGGGGCAAGAAGACCGGCGTCCCCACGCCCCTGAACAAGGCTATCTGGGAGCTGGTGAAGGGACTGGAGCACTCCTGGACGAATCCGTAAGACACCCGTTTCCAGTTTCGAGTTTCCAGTCAGAATCACTGACGAAATCGCTAAGGTCATTTATCATGACTGCCGCTTCCTTGCTGGAAACTTGAAACAGAAAGCTGGAAACTGCCCTCATGCCTCCTTTCAAGATCGGCGTCCTGCAACTCTCCATGGAGCCTCTCGGCGAAACTGTCGCCATGGCCAAGGCCTGCGAGCAGGCCGGCTTTGACGTTTTCTGGCTGGCCGAGGCTTATCCCTGGTGGCGCAAGCACTCCTACGAAGCCCGCTCTTCGACCGCCATCACCGCCATCATTGCGCGCGAGACCAAGCGGATCGCGGTGGGCTGGGGCATCATCTCGCCCTACACGCGTCATCCCGTGCAGATCGCCATGGAAGCCCGTGTCATGCAGGACGCGGCCGGCGATGGCCGCTTTCTGCTCGGCCTCGGCGCCTCCAAGATCTTCATGAAGGAGATCGGCGAGGGCGAGAAAGGTAAAGAGGTCGGTCCCGCCGTCGTGATGCGCGAGAGCCTGGAGATCATCCAGGCCGTGCTCGCCGGCGGGGAGGTGCGCTATGAGGGAAAAGCGTTCAGCGCCTTCGCGCCACCGCTCAAGCCGGACGCCCACGTCTCCCGCGCCCGAGTGCCCGTGTATTTTGCCGGGACCGGTCCGGTACTGCAGAAGCTCGCCGGGCAGATCACCGATGGCTTGCTCACCGCTTCCATCACCACGCCCGAGTTCGTGAAGTATTCACGCAAGAACATGGAAGAAGGCGCGCGCAAGGCCGGCCGCGACCCCGCCGCAATCGATCTCGGCTCCGTCATCGTGGGCAGTGTGCACCGCGACGGAAAGAAGGGCAGGGAAGGGGCGCGCGAGATGGCCGCCATGTATCTCGCCAACAAGGTGCAGAACATCCGCGGCACCGCGGACACCCTTCTGGAATGCGCCCAGTTGAGCATGGAAGAGATCCGTCCCATTGCCGAGGCCATGGAACAGGGCGGGCGCAAGGCCGCAGCCCGCGCCGTGACCGATGGGATCCTGGATAAAGTGCATGCCATCGCCGGCACGCCCGACGACTGCATCGCACGGCTCGAGGAATATCGCGCCGCCGGCTGCACCCAGATCATGCTCGAGCTTTGGGGTGACGACCGCCTCGAGCAGGCCAAGCTCTTCGGCGAGGCCGTCCTGCCGCACTTCAAGAAAGCTCGGTAGCGCCTACCCCTTGCGCTGCGTGCGGTACTCCAGGAACTTCTTCTGGCAGGCTTCCGCCGTGCTGCGCAGTTCGGCGAACTCAGGCTTGTCGCGCAGTTTGGCCAGCAGAGGATCACGCTGCAGCGCTTCCTGCGCACAGTAGTTCTTCTCGATGGCGCTGCGGATCAGGCGTACCGCCAGCTCATCCTTCCCGCAATGGGCGAGGATCGCGCCCTGATAGTACTTGAATTCGGGATCGATCTGGGCCAGCAGCGCCGGCTCGGTCCTGCGAACTACTTCGTCCAGGGGCGTGGAGGACGGCGCCTGCAGGCAGGATTCGATCACGCTCCGGAACCAGGGCGCTCCAGCGGACATGTTGCTCAGGGCCTTGCGAGCCTCATCCGCCTTTCCCTGGCGCAGCAGCAAGGCCGGCAGCACGCTGTTGGTCCACTCGGAGCCGGCGTCCAGTTGCAAGTAGTCCATCGCCCGCTGGGGGTTTCCGGCCTCGAGGAACGCGAAGGCACAGGACCGGAAGTTGGCATTGGCCGGATCGAGACCGAGGGCCACGTCGCACTCGCGCGTGGCGTCGGCCAGCAGGCCGGCATAGCGCAGCACGTAGGCCAACGTGAAGTGCGCCGTGGCGCTCTCCGGGCGCCGGCGGATGAGTGCTTCCGCGTCCTGGTACGCGCGGTTCAGCTCGCCCTGTTCCACGTGGTGGCGGACCAGGCGCGCCGCCGCGGAGATCAAGTTTGGATCCAGCTTCAGCGCGCGTTCCAGCGCCTCCTGCGACCTACGAAAGCCGGCCGGGCCTCCGCTCCCGTAGGAAGCGTCGTAATTGTGG comes from the Terriglobales bacterium genome and includes:
- a CDS encoding ketopantoate reductase family protein; protein product: MKKRICVVGCGAVGSLFAAHLAQKGEAEVFAYDVSREHVNAINGSGLRLSGEAEFTARLRAAYDAKELPRCDYGIVATKSVHTRGAMQQVARLFDEKSAVCSVQNGVGNEEIIAEHVKYVIRGTTFPAGHILAPGHVGYDIKGDTWIGPFEPTNTPMSMVEELAGLMTRSGMNTIAMQDARGAQWTKLIFNAGTNPVGALTGLHHSAASFFQPTGELFDALIDEGLAVARALGIELHNDPKALVLKAANAPGKHKASMLQDAEARRQTEVDFMNGAIVEWGKKTGVPTPLNKAIWELVKGLEHSWTNP
- a CDS encoding LLM class flavin-dependent oxidoreductase, whose amino-acid sequence is MPPFKIGVLQLSMEPLGETVAMAKACEQAGFDVFWLAEAYPWWRKHSYEARSSTAITAIIARETKRIAVGWGIISPYTRHPVQIAMEARVMQDAAGDGRFLLGLGASKIFMKEIGEGEKGKEVGPAVVMRESLEIIQAVLAGGEVRYEGKAFSAFAPPLKPDAHVSRARVPVYFAGTGPVLQKLAGQITDGLLTASITTPEFVKYSRKNMEEGARKAGRDPAAIDLGSVIVGSVHRDGKKGREGAREMAAMYLANKVQNIRGTADTLLECAQLSMEEIRPIAEAMEQGGRKAAARAVTDGILDKVHAIAGTPDDCIARLEEYRAAGCTQIMLELWGDDRLEQAKLFGEAVLPHFKKAR